A part of Streptomyces sp. NBC_00557 genomic DNA contains:
- a CDS encoding polyribonucleotide nucleotidyltransferase, translated as MENETHYAEAVIDNGAFGTRTIRFETGRLAKQAAGSAVAYLDDDTMVLSATTASKQPKDQLDFFPLTVDVEERMYAAGKIPGSFFRREGRPSEDAILTCRLIDRPLRPSFKKGLRNEIQVVCTVMALNPDHLYDVVAINAASASTQLAGLPFSGPIGGVRVALIRGQWVAFPTHTELEDAVFDMVVAGRVLEDGDVAIMMVEAEATEKTIKLVEGGAEAPTEEVVAAGLEAAKPFIKVLCRAQADLAAKAAKPVGEFPIFLDYQDDVLEALTAAVKPELAQALTIAGKQEREAELDRVKQLAAEKLLPEFEGREKEISAAYRALTKTLVRERVIKEKKRIDGRGVTDIRTLAAEVEAIPRVHGSALFERGETQILGVTTLNMLRMEQQLDTLSPVTRKRYMHNYNFPPYSTGETGRVGSPKRREIGHGALAERALIPVLPSREEFPYAIRQVSEALGSNGSTSMGSVCASTMSLLNAGVPLKAPVAGIAMGLISQEIEGETHYVTLTDILGAEDAFGDMDFKVAGTKDFVTALQLDTKLDGIPASVLAAALKQARDARLHILDVMMEAIDRPDEMSPHAPRIITVKIPVDKIGEVIGPKGKMINQIQEDTGAEITIEDDGTIYIGAADGPSAEAARATINGIANPTMPEVGERYLGTVVKTTTFGAFVSLLPGKDGLLHISQIRKLAGGKRVENVEDVLGVGQKVQVEIAEIDSRGKLSLVPVIEGEEGSDESKDDAEQ; from the coding sequence GTGGAGAACGAGACCCACTACGCCGAGGCCGTCATCGACAACGGCGCCTTCGGTACCCGCACCATCCGCTTCGAGACGGGCCGCCTGGCCAAGCAGGCCGCCGGTTCCGCCGTGGCGTACCTGGACGACGACACCATGGTGCTGTCGGCCACCACCGCCTCCAAGCAGCCCAAGGACCAGCTGGACTTCTTCCCGCTCACCGTCGACGTCGAGGAGCGGATGTACGCGGCCGGGAAGATCCCCGGCAGCTTCTTCCGCCGTGAGGGCCGGCCCTCCGAGGACGCGATCCTCACCTGCCGCCTCATCGACCGCCCGCTGCGCCCGTCCTTCAAGAAGGGCCTGCGCAACGAGATCCAGGTCGTCTGCACGGTCATGGCGCTCAACCCCGACCACCTGTACGACGTCGTGGCGATCAACGCCGCGTCCGCGTCGACGCAGCTGGCCGGCCTGCCCTTCTCCGGCCCGATCGGCGGCGTCCGCGTCGCGCTGATCCGCGGCCAGTGGGTCGCGTTCCCGACGCACACCGAGCTCGAGGACGCCGTCTTCGACATGGTGGTCGCCGGCCGCGTCCTGGAGGACGGCGACGTCGCGATCATGATGGTCGAGGCCGAGGCCACCGAGAAGACCATCAAGCTGGTCGAGGGCGGCGCCGAGGCGCCGACCGAGGAGGTCGTCGCCGCCGGTCTGGAGGCCGCCAAGCCCTTCATCAAGGTCCTGTGCCGCGCCCAGGCCGACCTCGCCGCCAAGGCCGCCAAGCCGGTCGGCGAGTTCCCGATCTTCCTGGACTACCAGGACGACGTCCTGGAGGCCCTGACCGCCGCGGTCAAGCCCGAGCTGGCCCAGGCGCTCACCATCGCCGGCAAGCAGGAGCGCGAGGCCGAGCTGGACCGCGTCAAGCAGCTCGCCGCCGAGAAGCTCCTGCCGGAGTTCGAGGGCCGCGAGAAGGAGATCTCCGCCGCGTACCGCGCGCTGACCAAGACCCTGGTCCGTGAGCGCGTCATCAAGGAGAAGAAGCGCATCGACGGCCGCGGTGTCACCGACATCCGCACGCTGGCCGCCGAGGTCGAGGCCATCCCGCGGGTGCACGGCTCCGCGCTGTTCGAGCGTGGCGAGACCCAGATCCTGGGCGTCACCACCCTCAACATGCTCCGCATGGAGCAGCAGCTGGACACCCTCTCCCCGGTGACCCGCAAGCGCTACATGCACAACTACAACTTCCCGCCGTACTCCACCGGCGAGACCGGCCGCGTCGGCTCCCCGAAGCGCCGCGAGATCGGCCACGGCGCCCTCGCCGAGCGCGCCCTGATCCCGGTCCTGCCGTCGCGCGAGGAGTTCCCGTACGCGATCCGCCAGGTGTCCGAGGCCCTCGGCTCCAACGGCTCGACGTCCATGGGCTCGGTCTGCGCCTCCACCATGTCGCTGCTGAACGCCGGTGTGCCGCTGAAGGCCCCGGTCGCCGGCATCGCCATGGGCCTGATCTCCCAGGAGATCGAGGGCGAGACGCACTACGTCACCCTCACCGACATCCTCGGCGCCGAGGACGCCTTCGGCGACATGGACTTCAAGGTCGCCGGCACCAAGGACTTCGTCACCGCCCTCCAGCTCGACACCAAGCTGGACGGCATCCCGGCCTCCGTCCTGGCCGCGGCCCTCAAGCAGGCCCGCGACGCCCGCCTGCACATCCTCGACGTGATGATGGAGGCCATCGACCGGCCCGACGAGATGAGCCCGCACGCCCCGCGGATCATCACCGTCAAGATCCCGGTCGACAAGATCGGCGAGGTCATCGGCCCCAAGGGCAAGATGATCAACCAGATCCAGGAGGACACGGGCGCCGAGATCACCATCGAGGACGACGGCACGATCTACATCGGCGCCGCCGACGGCCCCTCCGCCGAGGCCGCCCGCGCCACGATCAACGGCATCGCCAACCCGACGATGCCCGAGGTCGGCGAGCGCTACCTCGGTACGGTCGTCAAGACGACCACCTTCGGTGCGTTCGTCTCCCTGCTGCCCGGCAAGGACGGCCTGCTGCACATCTCGCAGATCCGCAAGCTCGCCGGCGGCAAGCGCGTGGAGAACGTCGAGGACGTCCTCGGCGTGGGCCAGAAGGTCCAGGTCGAGATCGCCGAGATCGACTCCCGCGGCAAGCTCTCCCTCGTTCCGGTGATCGAGGGCGAGGAAGGCTCTGACGAGTCGAAGGACGACGCCGAGCAGTGA
- a CDS encoding DUF397 domain-containing protein translates to MAETQGTSAGTWAPESQEDVKARKERERDELYSLDISGVEWHCAPGTEEHEERVEIAYLPGGAVAMRSSLDHDTVLRYTEAEWRAFVLGARDGEFDLEPNERNGGLEA, encoded by the coding sequence ATGGCCGAGACACAGGGCACGAGCGCCGGGACGTGGGCGCCGGAATCGCAGGAGGACGTCAAGGCGCGCAAGGAGCGGGAGCGGGACGAGCTGTACTCCCTCGACATCTCCGGCGTGGAGTGGCACTGCGCGCCCGGCACCGAGGAGCACGAGGAGCGGGTCGAGATCGCGTACCTGCCCGGCGGCGCGGTGGCCATGCGCTCCTCCCTCGACCACGACACCGTGCTGCGCTACACCGAGGCCGAGTGGCGGGCGTTCGTGCTGGGGGCGCGGGACGGGGAGTTCGACCTGGAGCCCAATGAGCGCAACGGAGGGCTCGAGGCGTAG
- the eccD gene encoding type VII secretion integral membrane protein EccD — translation MTASAPAGAPGGHGTGAPSGAGMGFGFCRVTIVAPDSRIDVALPDDVPVADLYPEILRLSQQSPAEGAPVGYHLVRRDGTVLDGARSFTAQRILDGELLTLRPFAESLPPAVLDDVSEAVAAAVTRDRTLWSGELTRAAGLVAGGILPALLAFVAWSSQVRHDMHSLQGIIAAVTGILLVTIACVRARVYDDRGSAVALGLGALPNIGVAGSGLLPLAHHEGIGRLQFLLACTAVLVASLVLTLVSPGGDGPFVAFLFASAVGLVTTFIATLTDLRPIETAAICAPLSVVALAFLPGLSMRFARLPIGFEPPNPSRGGYDTGEPAPQEPVDAERIAAQARRGHELLVGLVGGCALVAVGASIVLGFSSNVWAQLLALATGVAMLMRAHLFRYTAQVGATLAAGLAALVFLGLGLALNPPRNDLIEAFQGDTSALDIRSLWLAAAVGAATALVTAIGLITPRRGVTPFWGRFLEIAESFVLLTLIPLALAVFDVYTRARAMTS, via the coding sequence ATGACGGCCTCCGCGCCGGCCGGCGCGCCCGGCGGACACGGCACCGGAGCCCCTTCCGGGGCCGGCATGGGGTTCGGGTTCTGCCGGGTCACCATCGTGGCGCCCGACAGCCGTATCGACGTGGCGCTGCCCGACGACGTGCCCGTCGCCGACCTCTACCCGGAGATTCTGCGCCTGTCCCAGCAGAGCCCCGCCGAGGGCGCTCCGGTCGGCTACCACCTCGTACGGCGCGACGGCACGGTCCTCGACGGCGCCCGGTCCTTCACGGCACAGCGCATCCTCGACGGCGAACTGCTCACCCTGCGCCCGTTCGCCGAGTCGCTGCCGCCCGCCGTCCTCGACGACGTCTCCGAGGCGGTGGCCGCCGCCGTCACCCGCGACCGCACCCTGTGGAGCGGTGAACTCACCCGCGCCGCCGGTCTCGTCGCGGGCGGCATCCTGCCCGCGCTGCTCGCCTTCGTGGCCTGGAGTTCCCAGGTCCGCCACGACATGCACAGCCTGCAGGGCATCATCGCGGCCGTCACCGGCATCCTGCTGGTCACCATCGCCTGCGTACGCGCGCGTGTGTACGACGACCGGGGCTCGGCGGTCGCGCTGGGGCTCGGCGCCCTGCCGAACATCGGCGTGGCCGGCTCCGGGCTGCTGCCGCTCGCCCACCACGAGGGCATCGGACGGCTCCAGTTCCTGCTCGCCTGCACGGCGGTCCTCGTCGCCTCCCTGGTGCTCACCCTGGTGTCGCCCGGCGGCGACGGACCCTTCGTGGCGTTCCTGTTCGCCTCCGCCGTCGGCCTCGTCACCACCTTCATCGCGACCCTCACCGACCTGCGGCCCATCGAGACGGCCGCGATCTGCGCCCCGCTGTCGGTGGTGGCGCTGGCCTTCCTGCCGGGGCTGTCCATGCGCTTCGCGCGGCTGCCCATCGGCTTCGAACCGCCCAACCCCTCCCGCGGCGGCTACGACACCGGCGAGCCCGCCCCGCAGGAGCCCGTGGACGCCGAGCGGATCGCCGCCCAGGCCCGGCGCGGCCACGAACTCCTCGTCGGCCTCGTCGGCGGCTGCGCCCTGGTCGCCGTGGGCGCGTCGATCGTCCTCGGTTTCTCCAGCAACGTCTGGGCGCAGCTCCTGGCCCTCGCGACGGGGGTGGCGATGCTGATGCGGGCGCACCTGTTCCGCTACACCGCGCAGGTCGGCGCCACGCTGGCCGCCGGCCTCGCGGCCCTCGTCTTCCTCGGCCTCGGTCTCGCCCTGAACCCGCCCCGGAACGATCTGATCGAGGCCTTCCAGGGGGACACCTCGGCCCTGGACATCCGCAGCCTCTGGCTCGCGGCGGCGGTCGGCGCGGCCACCGCGCTGGTCACCGCGATCGGCCTGATCACCCCGCGGCGCGGTGTCACCCCGTTCTGGGGGCGCTTCCTGGAGATCGCCGAGAGCTTCGTCCTGCTCACCCTGATCCCGCTGGCGCTGGCCGTGTTCGACGTGTACACGCGGGCGCGTGCGATGACCAGCTGA
- the rpsO gene encoding 30S ribosomal protein S15, which translates to MSLDAATKKQIIAEFGTKEGDTGSPEVQVALLSRRISDLTEHLKTHKHDHHSRRGLLILVGQRRRLLQYLAKKDIQRFRTLVDRLGIRRGAAGAK; encoded by the coding sequence GTGTCGCTCGACGCCGCTACGAAGAAGCAGATCATCGCCGAGTTCGGTACCAAGGAGGGTGACACCGGCTCCCCCGAGGTCCAGGTCGCTCTGCTCTCCCGTCGGATCTCCGACCTGACGGAGCACCTCAAGACCCACAAGCACGACCACCACTCCCGTCGTGGCCTGCTGATCCTCGTCGGTCAGCGCCGCCGCCTTCTGCAGTACCTGGCGAAGAAGGACATCCAGCGCTTCCGTACGCTGGTCGACCGCCTCGGCATCCGCCGTGGTGCGGCGGGCGCCAAGTAA